The sequence CCTGTCAGCCCTATAAAAAGTCCTGAAATTTTCAGAATTCCTGCTTTTTCATTTTTTGATATAAAGTGTGCAAAAATTACTACAAATAATGATTGGAATGAAAATAAAACAGCTGATAAGCCCGAAGAAATATACTGTTCGCCCCAATATACCGCAGCATAAGGTATAATAAACATAAGCAAAGCAATAAACCCGGTATTTTTCCAATATTTCAAACTTCTCGGAAATTTATATCCTTTAATTTTCTGCCAAATAAACAGTATCAAAAAAGCAAGAATGAATCTTAATGCAGCAGCAAAAAACGGCGGAGCTTCATCAAGTCCGAACTTGATTGCAAGCCATGTTGAACCCCAAATAATCCCGAGTAATAAAACTCCGATATAAATTTTTATTTTATGAATTTGTTTTTGCATTAATTCCGGTTACTTGATTAATATAATTTTTTCTGTATAAGAAATCCCGTCAGTTTGAATTTTTACAAAATAAATTCCTTTTGGCTGATTACTTAAATCAATTTTTAATTGGTTATTATTAGTTGATAATCTTTTAATAACTTGTCCGTTGATATTTGTGATTTCAATTGACTGTATACTGGTCTGTCCGGCAGGCAGGTCTTCTCCTTGAATTGTAAAAATTCCGGTTGTGGGGTTTGGGTAACAATAATTTGAATATTCTGTTTGAATTTTTTCATCAATGACGCTGCCTTGTTCCGAGTCAATCTTTACGAGATAATAATTGTATTCGCCGTCGTCAAGTCCGGCATATTTATCTCCTGCAAGAATATATCCGCCATCAGAAGTTTGCACAACTGACCTTGCACGACATGAGCGATTGAAGGTTTCGTTTCCAATAGTTTTTGTCCACAAAGTATCTCCTTCGTTGTCTGTTTTTAATAGCCACATATAATAATTTGGAGGTTCTACTTCACTACAAGAGTTTGTAAAACCAGCTATGATATAATTATTGTCTAAAGTTGGTTTAATATCAAAACTACGGTCATCTTCTGTTCCGCCGTAAGTTTTATTCCATATTTCATTTCCGGCGTTGTCGGTTTTTAATAGCCACACATCATAATCGCCTTCACCGTAAGACTTTGTATAACCTGCAACAATATATTCTTCACCTGATTGAATAACTGAATATCCGTGTTCGGGTTCCGTATCACCAAAAGTATTATCCCATTCTATAATTCCGTCTTCATCAGTTTTCATCAACCATACATCACTACTCCCCGCACTATTAGTATATGTATATCCGGTAATTATATAACCACCGTCGGAAGTTTGTTTTACACAATGTCCAACTTCGGTATTGTCTTCTTCTCCAAAAGTTTTAGACCACTCAGCATTTCCTTCACTATCAGTTTTTATAAGAAAAAGATCATAAATCCAATACACACCGGGGTCGAATGCACCTGTAATAATATATCCGCCGTCGGCTGTTTGTTCCACATAATAGCCCCAGTCACAACTTGGTCCGCCAAAAGTTTGTGTCCACGATTCATTTCCCGCATTGTCTATTTTCACTAACCAAATATCGTAACTGCCTGCACCATACGAATCTGTTGTTCCGAGAATAATATAACCACCGTCAGTAGTATGTTGAATACATTGCCCTCTGTCTTCATATAGTCCGCCATAAGTTTGTGTCCATTCAGTAACTCCGAACTCATCCGTTTTTATTATTCCAATATCCCAACTTCCTGCTCCGGCAGATTGTGTGTCGCCAACCATAATACAACCTCCGTCTGAAGTTTCAAGAACTCCCCAAGCCCAATCGTACATGCCTCCTGAATACATTTGTGTCCAAGTTGTATCAGGAG is a genomic window of Bacteroidales bacterium containing:
- a CDS encoding T9SS type A sorting domain-containing protein, which codes for MKKITFIITLVLFSGILSAQTAPDTTWTQMYSGGMYDWAWGVLETSDGGCIMVGDTQSAGAGSWDIGIIKTDEFGVTEWTQTYGGLYEDRGQCIQHTTDGGYIILGTTDSYGAGSYDIWLVKIDNAGNESWTQTFGGPSCDWGYYVEQTADGGYIITGAFDPGVYWIYDLFLIKTDSEGNAEWSKTFGEEDNTEVGHCVKQTSDGGYIITGYTYTNSAGSSDVWLMKTDEDGIIEWDNTFGDTEPEHGYSVIQSGEEYIVAGYTKSYGEGDYDVWLLKTDNAGNEIWNKTYGGTEDDRSFDIKPTLDNNYIIAGFTNSCSEVEPPNYYMWLLKTDNEGDTLWTKTIGNETFNRSCRARSVVQTSDGGYILAGDKYAGLDDGEYNYYLVKIDSEQGSVIDEKIQTEYSNYCYPNPTTGIFTIQGEDLPAGQTSIQSIEITNINGQVIKRLSTNNNQLKIDLSNQPKGIYFVKIQTDGISYTEKIILIK